Proteins from a single region of Mycoplasmopsis edwardii:
- the pth gene encoding aminoacyl-tRNA hydrolase, whose product MKLIVGLGNPGNEYKYTRHNAGFLVIDRICQKLNVTLNKSKFNGEYVKVDDLIIAKPLTYMNLSGTFIQQIADFFKIDSSDIFVIHDEKDIELGRASIKVGGSAGSHNGIKSIITSLNKQDFKRLKVGIKVPFPGELKDFVLGKFSEDEIKVLEKVVDKSAEAAITFGFNDINTIMNKFNSKKVINE is encoded by the coding sequence ATGAAATTAATCGTAGGTTTAGGTAACCCAGGAAATGAATACAAATACACAAGACATAACGCTGGGTTTCTAGTTATTGATAGAATTTGTCAAAAATTAAATGTTACTTTAAATAAAAGTAAGTTTAATGGAGAATATGTTAAAGTTGATGATTTAATAATTGCTAAACCATTAACATATATGAATTTATCAGGAACATTTATCCAACAAATTGCAGATTTTTTTAAGATTGATAGTAGTGATATTTTTGTGATTCATGATGAAAAAGATATTGAATTAGGTAGAGCATCAATCAAAGTTGGTGGATCCGCAGGTAGTCATAATGGAATTAAAAGCATTATAACTTCACTTAACAAACAAGATTTTAAAAGATTAAAGGTAGGGATTAAAGTTCCTTTTCCTGGTGAACTTAAAGACTTTGTTTTAGGTAAATTCTCAGAGGATGAAATCAAGGTTCTTGAAAAAGTTGTCGATAAATCTGCTGAAGCAGCTATTACTTTTGGTTTCAATGATATTAATACAATTATGAATAAATTCAACTCTAAGAAAGTTATTAATGAATAA
- a CDS encoding ATP-dependent DNA helicase, protein MENLVLKEGEELIVGRAIKTLKGNNEQGWALLMVETDKKEKKIIYAVKNIPNLFADYNFIVTKSTRQSSQKTYILVNYYSKPKEIDREMELFRYLKEVPKVGFAAIDKINKTFTFKGFFHDVHVGKLMDNDYAVFLNHTQKENIYKTYKENEEKILALIGEDDLIDEDLFFFELNKIQNIYNEITKLYPSLKDYTSHFKSNNPYKLFLLNKLPLKDVDTFALALGWSKESFERLEAFLYVTFIKLEENNSTYIYVTELLMALERELSYEVKTNILKDFLNYMVKKEELINENNYICRKEMFLKENDIALTLKDINSKDPIILNSIPSSELKYLSDKQRNAYHLFLRNNITIVTGGPGTGKSNLIKHMHDTFKENGYKYGDDFIVLTPTGRAASNLTVKNKFFARTIHSFLNIPTEYEVVLKDPEEFEKLKFLIIDEFSMVNINIFYLLLKNCSNLQKIIFVGDVDQLPAIGPGDLLHNLIKSNVFAVEYLTENFRSESSEIIEYIHLINDLGNFENEEHNKKVFEYLKNKNIKDLSFELNEFKDKIYPKFADTYANSLKQKNIEMLIYNNFQEDIANLFLEKVKIYGIENAIILCPIYRGNYGIDKINKTIQNAYNPNGQEVFKYKINEQEYSFRVNDKVIQLVNRHEQGIANGDIGYIEKIKTVIEDNKEKEVIDVRFESLGSSKIISYKKDEFKTEIKLAYAVTVHKFQGSEIECAIFVVHPDHSRMLSRKLVYTAASRAIKKLVIFSKFEEIYSKIFLKEFLSTKKIITNLEFMLKE, encoded by the coding sequence ATGGAAAATTTAGTACTAAAAGAGGGTGAAGAACTCATTGTTGGTAGAGCGATAAAAACACTGAAAGGTAACAATGAACAAGGGTGAGCTTTGTTAATGGTTGAAACAGATAAAAAAGAAAAAAAGATTATTTATGCTGTAAAAAACATACCTAATTTATTCGCAGATTATAACTTCATTGTCACTAAATCAACAAGACAATCATCTCAAAAAACATATATTTTAGTTAACTATTACTCAAAACCAAAAGAGATCGATAGAGAAATGGAATTATTCCGATATCTAAAGGAAGTTCCCAAGGTCGGTTTTGCTGCGATAGATAAAATTAACAAAACCTTTACATTCAAGGGGTTCTTTCATGATGTTCATGTTGGAAAACTAATGGATAATGATTACGCGGTTTTTTTAAATCACACACAAAAAGAAAATATTTATAAGACCTATAAAGAAAATGAAGAAAAAATTTTAGCGTTAATTGGTGAAGATGATTTAATTGATGAAGACTTATTCTTTTTTGAATTGAATAAAATCCAGAACATTTATAATGAAATTACTAAATTATATCCATCATTAAAAGATTATACTAGTCACTTTAAATCAAATAACCCATATAAATTGTTTTTACTTAATAAATTACCATTAAAAGATGTTGATACTTTTGCGTTAGCACTCGGTTGAAGCAAAGAATCATTTGAAAGACTTGAAGCATTTTTATATGTAACATTTATTAAGTTAGAAGAAAACAACTCAACTTATATTTACGTAACAGAATTATTAATGGCTCTTGAACGTGAATTAAGTTATGAAGTTAAAACAAATATATTAAAAGACTTCTTAAACTATATGGTTAAAAAAGAAGAATTAATCAATGAAAATAATTATATTTGTAGAAAAGAAATGTTTTTAAAAGAGAATGACATCGCTTTAACTTTAAAAGATATCAATTCAAAAGATCCGATCATTTTAAACTCGATACCAAGTAGTGAATTAAAGTATCTTTCAGACAAACAAAGGAATGCATATCATTTATTTTTAAGAAATAATATAACAATTGTAACCGGCGGTCCAGGAACAGGTAAAAGTAATTTAATAAAACACATGCATGACACATTTAAAGAAAATGGATATAAGTACGGAGATGATTTTATTGTTTTAACACCAACAGGTAGAGCTGCATCCAACTTAACAGTTAAAAATAAATTTTTCGCTAGAACAATACATAGTTTTCTAAATATACCGACAGAATATGAAGTTGTATTAAAAGATCCTGAAGAATTTGAAAAGTTAAAATTTTTAATAATTGATGAATTTAGTATGGTCAATATTAATATTTTTTATTTATTACTTAAAAATTGTAGCAATCTTCAGAAAATTATTTTTGTAGGTGATGTTGACCAATTACCAGCTATAGGCCCAGGTGACTTATTACATAACCTCATTAAGTCAAACGTGTTTGCAGTTGAGTATTTAACAGAAAACTTTAGATCAGAGAGTTCGGAAATTATAGAATACATTCATTTAATTAATGACTTAGGTAACTTTGAAAATGAAGAACATAATAAAAAAGTTTTTGAATATTTAAAAAACAAAAATATTAAAGATTTATCATTTGAGCTTAATGAATTCAAAGACAAAATATACCCAAAATTTGCTGATACATATGCAAACTCTTTGAAACAAAAAAATATTGAAATGTTAATTTATAACAATTTCCAGGAAGATATTGCTAATTTATTTTTAGAAAAAGTAAAGATTTATGGAATTGAAAACGCAATAATACTTTGTCCAATATATAGAGGAAACTACGGAATTGATAAAATTAACAAAACAATCCAAAACGCGTATAATCCAAATGGTCAAGAAGTATTCAAATATAAAATAAATGAACAAGAATATTCATTTAGAGTGAATGACAAAGTAATTCAATTGGTAAATAGACACGAACAAGGGATTGCTAACGGTGATATAGGGTATATCGAAAAAATAAAAACCGTAATTGAAGATAACAAAGAAAAAGAAGTTATTGATGTTAGATTTGAAAGCTTAGGTAGTTCAAAAATAATTTCATACAAAAAAGATGAATTTAAAACAGAAATTAAACTTGCTTATGCAGTCACTGTCCATAAATTCCAAGGTAGTGAAATAGAATGTGCTATTTTTGTTGTTCATCCAGATCATTCAAGGATGTTGAGTAGAAAACTTGTTTATACTGCAGCTTCAAGAGCAATTAAAAAATTAGTAATTTTTTCAAAATTTGAAGAAATATACTCAAAAATTTTCCTAAAAGAGTTCTTAAGCACAAAAAAAATTATTACTAATTTAGAGTTCATGTTAAAGGAGTAA
- a CDS encoding DnaA ATPase domain-containing protein, whose product MNNDTNKIVNNQLKSSELKKYFMTVITDNMIYQNFFKDVQVVDYTQNEVILSFMWYSEENAMIYNNLFKETLVQGISDVFGKDFKYRIITTEEANSYNKSQTQVADKIIKQNKVFFNNKYSENLTFDTYLVSDFNKETTNICRDIAEGKTDLNILFISGASGIGKTHLLTAIGNRFEELGKKSIYINPIIFNKKILVALQENNPGFISKILNTLTSADIVLFDDFQIFGDGQKKQTKNFIYQIIDARMQSNKPTVISSESDIRDIEANFEERLITRIQSGFLTKIKNPNETEYKDLLEFLLEKNDVDPNIVDDESKEFLVKEFSNSIRTILGVVQKVKYYKEDLVNATYAYSVVKNIFKDQFSLPTNATPDLIIKKVSSCYKVSTREIIGKTRKKEIVIARHICIILMDNLLNMSSTEIGKVLNKDHTTVLNALKKSKNEGSDSSIKLAINQIKREIRTSK is encoded by the coding sequence ATGAATAATGATACAAACAAAATAGTTAACAATCAATTAAAATCAAGTGAACTTAAAAAATATTTCATGACTGTTATAACTGATAATATGATTTATCAAAACTTTTTTAAAGATGTTCAAGTTGTTGATTACACTCAAAATGAAGTTATATTATCTTTTATGTGATATAGTGAAGAAAACGCAATGATTTATAACAACTTATTCAAAGAAACATTAGTTCAAGGAATATCTGATGTTTTTGGAAAAGATTTTAAATATAGAATTATAACAACAGAAGAAGCTAATTCATATAACAAATCACAAACACAAGTTGCTGATAAAATAATTAAGCAAAATAAAGTATTTTTTAATAATAAGTATTCTGAAAATTTAACATTTGATACATATTTAGTTAGTGATTTTAATAAAGAAACCACAAATATTTGCAGGGATATAGCTGAAGGTAAAACTGATCTTAATATTTTATTTATTTCAGGGGCTTCAGGGATTGGTAAAACACATTTATTAACTGCTATAGGTAATAGATTTGAAGAGTTAGGCAAGAAATCCATATATATTAATCCAATTATATTTAATAAAAAGATTTTAGTTGCTTTACAAGAAAATAACCCAGGGTTTATTTCTAAAATATTAAACACTTTAACCTCTGCTGATATTGTTTTGTTTGATGATTTTCAAATTTTTGGAGATGGTCAGAAAAAACAAACCAAGAATTTTATATATCAAATTATTGATGCTAGAATGCAAAGCAACAAACCTACAGTTATATCTTCTGAATCTGATATTAGGGATATTGAAGCTAATTTTGAGGAAAGATTAATTACAAGGATTCAATCTGGATTTTTAACAAAAATAAAAAACCCTAACGAAACAGAGTACAAAGATTTATTGGAATTTTTACTAGAGAAAAACGATGTGGATCCCAACATTGTTGATGATGAATCAAAAGAATTTTTAGTGAAAGAATTCTCTAATTCAATTAGAACAATTTTGGGTGTTGTTCAAAAAGTTAAGTATTATAAAGAAGACTTAGTCAACGCAACATATGCATATAGTGTTGTTAAAAATATATTTAAAGATCAGTTTTCGTTACCGACTAATGCAACTCCAGATTTAATTATTAAAAAAGTTTCTTCTTGCTATAAGGTAAGTACAAGAGAAATCATTGGTAAAACTAGAAAAAAAGAAATCGTTATAGCAAGACATATTTGCATCATATTGATGGATAACTTATTAAACATGTCCTCAACTGAAATTGGTAAAGTT